Proteins from one Sarcophilus harrisii chromosome 2, mSarHar1.11, whole genome shotgun sequence genomic window:
- the C2H9orf116 gene encoding UPF0691 protein C9orf116 homolog has translation MPQEAPQQSSGHNEQKAEEGYLEKTSDYYRVSQNLPARFNNPGWFRGYRIKETHPVYRTSNQTYGSRAPTVHEMPKSFHTKSHTFSKHYEKCGMYRNNGFNVYTDKSIVTGPDNFITYYDRLNFHPSYNVNKPSICD, from the exons ATGCCCCAGGAAGCCCCTCAACAATCTTCTGGACATAATGAACAAAAGGCAGAAGAAGGTTATTTGGAGAAAACCAGTGATTATTACCGAGTGAGCCAAAATTTGCCGGCCAGGTTCAATAACCCTGGGTGGTTTCGGGGCTACAG GATTAAGGAAACTCATCCAGTATACAGGACATCTAACCAAACATATGGTAGCAGAGCACCTACTGTACATGAAATGCCT aaaagttttcaTACTAAATCACATACCTTTTCTAAACATTATGAAAAATGTGGAATGTATAGAAACAATGGTTTCAATGTCTACACTGACAAGAGCATTGTGACAGGTCCTGATAATTTCATCACGTATTATGATCGATTGAACTTCCATCCCAGTTACAATGTTAATAAACCATCAATCTGTGATTAA